The following coding sequences lie in one Burkholderia cepacia genomic window:
- a CDS encoding Mth938-like domain-containing protein, producing MKLHQDTSGALNTVTGYGPDYVDVNLERHETSVIVLPGAPVQAWPVSSFDALAPEHFAMLLDPTPELVIFGSGARLRFPHPRLVAALTAKRIGVETMDFQAACRTYNILMAEGRKVAAALLIER from the coding sequence TTGAAACTGCACCAGGACACGAGCGGCGCGCTCAATACCGTCACCGGCTACGGCCCCGATTACGTCGACGTCAATCTCGAACGCCATGAAACGAGCGTCATCGTGCTGCCCGGCGCGCCGGTCCAGGCATGGCCCGTGTCGTCGTTCGACGCGCTCGCGCCCGAGCATTTCGCGATGCTGCTCGACCCGACGCCCGAACTCGTGATCTTCGGCAGCGGCGCGCGGCTGCGCTTCCCGCACCCGCGGCTCGTCGCGGCGCTCACGGCCAAGCGGATCGGAGTCGAGACGATGGATTTCCAGGCGGCCTGCCGCACCTACAACATCCTGATGGCCGAGGGCCGGAAAGTCGCCGCCGCGCTCTTAATTGAACGTTAA